Proteins encoded together in one Mycobacterium noviomagense window:
- a CDS encoding ATPase yields the protein MTVMADKSARAGSERQRLKTLAQAALNADLTVQQLESVLADMNTSLSGLNGALDTFENSLEHLNTTLGKLDELAPRLGGVVDRMEAIVERVEHIVDLTEAVMSPLWATEHAVRGVINALRNRTVR from the coding sequence ATGACCGTCATGGCAGACAAATCGGCCCGCGCGGGCTCCGAGCGGCAGCGGCTGAAGACCCTCGCACAGGCCGCGTTGAACGCCGACCTCACGGTGCAACAGCTCGAGAGCGTGCTGGCCGACATGAACACGTCGCTCTCCGGCCTCAACGGTGCCCTCGACACCTTCGAGAACAGCCTCGAACACCTAAACACCACACTGGGCAAGCTCGACGAGCTCGCGCCGAGGCTCGGCGGTGTGGTCGATCGGATGGAAGCGATTGTTGAGAGGGTCGAGCACATCGTCGACCTGACCGAAGCGGTGATGTCACCGTTGTGGGCGACCGAGCACGCGGTGCGCGGCGTCATCAACGCCTTGCGGAACCGCACCGTGCGATAG